One genomic segment of Musa acuminata AAA Group cultivar baxijiao chromosome BXJ3-3, Cavendish_Baxijiao_AAA, whole genome shotgun sequence includes these proteins:
- the LOC135632718 gene encoding 3-ketoacyl-CoA thiolase 2, peroxisomal-like produces MEKAIDRQQVLLQHLRPSPSSAPGGSPLILASFCTASDSAAYQRNACFGDDVVVVAAYRTAICKSKRGGFKDTYPEELLTAVLKALLDKTSLNPNEVGDIVVGTVLAPGSQRVTEFRMAAFYAGFPETVPVRTVNRQCSSGLQAVADVAAAIKAGFYDIGKNILVYHFYACIIVPGIGAGLESMTANMLSWEGSINPKGNKFQKAQDCLLPMGIMVENVAHQFGVARQEQDQAAVESHRKAAAATASGKFKEEIIPVTTKIVDPKTGEEMQVTISVVDGI; encoded by the exons ATGGAGAAGGCGATCGATCGGCAGCAGGTCCTCCTCCAGCATCTCCGGCCCTCCCCTTCTTCTGCCCCCGGTGGTTCGCCTTTGATCTTG GCTTCTTTCTGTACCGCTAGCGACAGTGCGGCCTATCAGAGGAACGCTTGCTTTGGGGATGACGTCGTGGTTGTCGC TGCATACCGAACTGCAATTTGCAAGTCTAAGAGAGGGGGTTTCAAGGATACATACCCTGAGGAACTGCTTACTGCTGTGCTGAAG gcATTGTTGGATAAAACTAGTCTGAATCCAAATGAAGTTGGTGATATTGTGGTTGGTACTGTACTGGCACCAGGCTCTCAAAGAGTAACTGAATTCAGGATGGCAGCATTCTATGCTGGTTTTCCTG AAACTGTTCCAGTAAGAACAGTGAACAGACAGTGCTCATCAGGCCTTCAGGCAGTTGCTGATGTTGCTGCTGCTATTAAAGCTGGATTCTATGATATTGGTAAAAATATTTTGGTTTACCACTTTTATGCTTGCATAATAGTTCCAGGAATTGGTGCTGGGTTAGAATCGATGACTGCAAATATGTTGTCTTGGGAGGGTTCAATAAACCCAAAG GGAAACAAGTTTCAAAAAGCCCAAGATTGTCTGCTCCCCATGGGAATTATGGTTGAGAATGTTGCTCATCAATTTGGTGTGGCAAGACAAGAACAAGATCAGGCTGCT GTTGAATCTCATAGGAAGGCAGCTGCTGCAACTGCTTCTGGTAAATTTAAAGAAGAAATAATTCCAGTGACCACAAAG ATTGTAGACCCAAAAACTGGGGAGGAAATGCAGGTGACAATTTCTGTGGTTGATGGAATCTGA